A genome region from Clostridium pasteurianum includes the following:
- a CDS encoding ABC transporter ATP-binding protein, with product MFEIFKFIKPYKKQVILGPIFKLMEAIFEISIPTIMVLITDKGISIRNTHYIIEIGLIMLLMATLGVVASFTCQYFASIASQGFGTILRNELFKKIGTFSYNEIDDFGTPSLINRVTNDVNQLQLALAMFIRLAIRVPFLCVGGIVMAMFLDLKLSSIMYLSIPVFAFVIYLIMSKSLPMYKLVQKKLDNLALILRENLSGIRVIRAFSMMENEKTRFKNANDDLANTAIRVGKISALMNPLTSVIMNFAILALLWFGAIRVNGGAITRGKIIAYINYINLVLSALIIVANLIVIFTKAAASASRVQEVFDTEPSIKYVDEKDFEDKKDSDSLIKFDNVSFAYKDSKEYAIEDISFEIKRGQTVGIIGGTGAGKTTLINLIPRLYDVTKGKILISGLDVEKYPKNILDEKIGVVPQKAVLFSGSIRENISWGRENASAEEIKRAAEIGMAAEFIEKLPKKYDTNISQGGANFSGGQKQRLTIARAVVKKPEILIMDDSLSALDYATDAALRQKLKENSSNTTVIMVTQRISTIKDADLIIVMDDGKIAGTGTHEKLLQESSVYREICKSQLSKEAE from the coding sequence TTGTTTGAAATATTTAAATTTATAAAACCGTATAAAAAGCAAGTTATATTAGGCCCGATTTTTAAATTAATGGAAGCAATATTTGAGATATCTATACCGACAATAATGGTACTTATAACAGATAAGGGTATAAGTATAAGGAATACACATTATATAATTGAGATAGGGTTAATAATGCTTTTAATGGCTACTTTAGGAGTTGTAGCATCTTTTACCTGTCAGTATTTTGCATCAATTGCTTCTCAAGGATTTGGTACAATTTTAAGAAATGAGTTGTTTAAGAAAATAGGAACTTTTTCATATAATGAAATTGATGATTTTGGTACTCCATCGCTTATAAATCGTGTAACCAATGATGTAAATCAACTTCAACTTGCGCTTGCAATGTTCATAAGACTTGCTATAAGGGTTCCTTTTTTATGTGTAGGTGGAATTGTAATGGCTATGTTTTTAGATTTAAAACTTTCGTCTATAATGTATTTATCTATTCCAGTATTTGCTTTTGTTATATATCTTATAATGAGTAAGTCTTTGCCAATGTACAAATTGGTTCAGAAGAAACTTGATAATTTAGCACTTATTTTAAGAGAAAATTTATCTGGTATAAGAGTAATAAGGGCTTTTTCCATGATGGAAAATGAAAAGACAAGATTTAAAAATGCCAATGATGATCTTGCAAATACTGCAATTAGAGTTGGAAAAATTTCAGCACTTATGAATCCACTTACAAGTGTAATAATGAATTTTGCTATTTTAGCACTTTTATGGTTTGGAGCAATTAGAGTAAATGGGGGAGCCATCACAAGAGGAAAAATAATAGCATATATAAATTATATCAATCTTGTTTTATCAGCACTTATCATTGTTGCTAATCTTATAGTAATATTTACAAAGGCTGCAGCCAGTGCATCACGTGTGCAGGAAGTATTTGATACTGAGCCAAGCATTAAATATGTAGATGAAAAAGATTTTGAAGATAAAAAGGATTCAGATTCACTTATTAAATTTGATAATGTATCATTTGCGTATAAAGATTCTAAAGAATATGCTATAGAAGATATTTCCTTTGAAATAAAAAGGGGACAAACAGTTGGTATAATTGGTGGAACAGGAGCTGGAAAAACTACTCTTATTAATTTAATTCCAAGATTATATGATGTAACTAAAGGAAAAATTCTTATAAGTGGATTAGACGTAGAAAAATATCCCAAGAATATTCTTGATGAGAAAATTGGAGTTGTACCTCAAAAGGCAGTTTTATTTTCAGGGAGCATACGTGAAAATATAAGCTGGGGACGAGAAAATGCTTCAGCTGAAGAGATTAAGAGGGCGGCTGAAATTGGTATGGCAGCGGAGTTCATAGAAAAGCTTCCTAAAAAATATGATACTAATATCTCTCAAGGAGGAGCAAACTTTTCAGGTGGACAAAAGCAAAGACTTACTATAGCAAGGGCAGTAGTAAAGAAACCGGAAATACTCATAATGGATGACAGCTTAAGTGCACTAGATTATGCCACAGATGCTGCGTTAAGACAGAAATTAAAAGAGAACTCAAGTAATACCACGGTTATTATGGTGACTCAAAGAATAAGTACAATAAAAGATGCTGATTTAATAATTGTCATGGATGATGGAAAAATAGCTGGCACAGGAACCCACGAAAAATTGCTTCAGGAATCCAGCGTTTATAGAGAAATTTGCAAATCACAACTTTCAAAGGAGGCTGAGTAG
- a CDS encoding LysR family transcriptional regulator, protein MDIKQLRYFYTIAEEGKITTAAKKLHIAQPPLSYQLKNLETELGVKLVDRGSRSIRLTDAGLMLYNRAKQILNLTQTTIDEINDFKEGTHGTLSLGTVSTSGASLVNNILTKFHNKYPYVNFEIHEGNTYELLEILNRGIIEAAIVRTPFNTYGLNSIYLPYEPMVAAMTEALNYSDSNTTDIKDLANKPLIFYRRFEKLIYEACENSGFHPKVFCKNDDARTTLLWANAGLGIAIVPKSSVGLIGSSNLICKEINDASLSTKLAAIWPKNSYISSTAKNFFEMFKLS, encoded by the coding sequence TTGGATATTAAACAATTAAGATATTTTTACACAATTGCTGAGGAAGGCAAAATAACAACTGCCGCAAAAAAACTTCATATTGCACAACCCCCCCTAAGCTATCAGCTAAAAAACTTAGAGACCGAATTAGGCGTTAAACTGGTAGATAGAGGCAGCCGCAGCATTAGGTTAACTGATGCAGGTCTAATGCTTTATAACAGAGCTAAACAAATATTGAATTTAACTCAAACAACCATAGATGAAATAAATGATTTTAAAGAAGGGACACATGGCACTTTATCCCTAGGAACTGTATCCACTTCAGGCGCATCCCTTGTAAACAATATACTTACAAAATTTCATAACAAATATCCTTATGTAAATTTTGAAATTCATGAGGGCAACACTTATGAATTGTTAGAGATACTTAATAGAGGAATAATAGAAGCTGCCATTGTTAGGACCCCATTTAACACATACGGTTTAAACTCAATTTACCTACCTTATGAACCTATGGTGGCTGCAATGACTGAAGCTCTTAATTACAGCGATAGTAATACTACAGATATAAAAGATTTAGCTAATAAGCCCCTAATATTTTACCGAAGATTTGAAAAATTAATATATGAAGCTTGTGAAAACTCTGGCTTTCATCCAAAGGTTTTCTGTAAAAATGATGATGCAAGAACTACACTGTTATGGGCCAATGCAGGACTTGGAATAGCCATTGTTCCAAAATCATCCGTTGGGCTTATAGGCAGCTCTAATTTAATATGTAAAGAAATAAATGATGCTTCGCTATCAACTAAACTCGCAGCTATATGGCCTAAAAATAGTTATATATCATCAACTGCTAAAAATTTCTTTGAAATGTTCAAGCTTTCTTAA
- a CDS encoding LTA synthase family protein, translating into MNDKLINLQNIFKKFWTRNAYIIYTIIIVTIKVLNYEKLISPTFFSEKFIFPAVFSSIIIICSFSMLFKSKGRFRFLYFFNLIVSILLIADSAYYRYFKDCITISVIRNGVLLGGVSSSLKDLIHLSDFLYLSDCIILVPLAKIFKRYFDNTEICKVRFAKFLILLVIALPINISKINNLAIEQPGLLSTMVNKVYIAKVIGIINFQVLDAYNVISTKIMNLKSLPAEKQQKIKDYLKKKDTYTTSNFSGAAKGKNLIMIQVEALQQFTIGQKINGQEITPNLNRWIGKSLYFNNYFYQVSSGMTSDAEFLSNNSLYPANSGAAYYMYCNDTLDSLAKQMNDKGYYSAAINGYKAGFWNRNVMYKAEDFDDYYSEHNYNINETVGLGLSDKSWLNQTLPMMQKFKQPYFSFLITLSSHYPFDDQKGYGNFDVGKYKGTLFGNYLNGIHYTDAQLGMFLDKLQKQGILDNSIVVLYGDHYAIPKNAINDLYDFENIKKPTNLDWYELQKVPMLIHFPNDENKGVNSMYSSQIDLYPTLANLFGLNKKYMFGSDLLNTQNNMVTFRNGSFTDGKHFYVSFEDNYYDIDTKKVISPTTKLKNMKENSLNQLEYSDDILNHNLIKSFLKQDSKKKQKGR; encoded by the coding sequence ATGAATGATAAGCTAATTAATTTACAAAACATTTTCAAAAAATTTTGGACTAGGAATGCATATATTATATATACAATTATAATTGTCACAATTAAAGTTCTTAATTATGAGAAATTAATATCTCCTACTTTCTTTAGTGAAAAATTTATATTTCCAGCGGTCTTTTCATCAATAATAATAATTTGTAGTTTTTCAATGCTATTTAAAAGTAAAGGAAGATTTAGATTTCTTTACTTTTTTAATTTAATAGTTAGTATACTTCTTATAGCTGATTCAGCTTATTATAGGTACTTTAAGGATTGTATAACAATTTCAGTAATAAGAAACGGTGTACTTTTAGGCGGTGTATCTTCTAGTTTAAAGGATTTAATACATCTGTCAGATTTCCTTTATCTTAGTGATTGTATAATTCTAGTACCCCTAGCTAAAATTTTCAAACGTTATTTTGATAATACTGAAATCTGCAAGGTACGCTTTGCAAAATTTCTAATACTTCTAGTTATAGCTTTACCTATAAACATCTCTAAAATTAATAATTTAGCAATAGAGCAGCCTGGTTTACTATCTACAATGGTTAATAAAGTATATATAGCTAAAGTTATTGGTATTATTAATTTTCAGGTTTTAGATGCTTACAATGTTATTTCTACAAAAATAATGAATTTAAAATCTCTCCCAGCTGAAAAGCAGCAAAAAATAAAGGACTATTTGAAGAAAAAAGACACATATACTACTTCTAATTTTTCTGGAGCTGCAAAAGGTAAAAATTTAATTATGATCCAAGTAGAGGCTCTACAGCAATTCACAATCGGTCAAAAAATTAATGGACAAGAGATCACACCAAACTTAAACAGATGGATAGGAAAAAGCCTATATTTTAATAACTATTTTTATCAGGTATCTTCCGGTATGACATCCGATGCTGAATTTTTATCTAACAATTCTTTGTATCCCGCAAACTCCGGTGCAGCTTATTATATGTACTGCAATGATACCCTCGATTCTTTAGCTAAACAAATGAACGATAAAGGTTATTACTCGGCTGCTATTAATGGCTATAAAGCAGGATTTTGGAATAGAAACGTAATGTATAAAGCAGAAGATTTTGATGATTACTATTCTGAACATAATTATAATATTAATGAAACTGTAGGCCTTGGTTTAAGCGATAAGTCCTGGCTTAATCAAACACTTCCCATGATGCAGAAATTCAAGCAGCCATACTTTTCGTTTTTAATTACTTTAAGCAGCCATTATCCTTTTGATGATCAAAAAGGTTATGGAAATTTTGATGTAGGAAAATATAAAGGAACTCTCTTTGGAAATTATTTAAATGGAATACACTATACCGATGCACAACTTGGAATGTTTTTAGATAAACTTCAAAAACAAGGTATACTGGACAACTCTATAGTTGTCCTTTATGGTGATCATTATGCTATTCCTAAAAATGCAATAAACGACCTTTATGATTTTGAAAATATTAAAAAGCCAACAAATCTAGATTGGTATGAACTTCAAAAAGTACCTATGTTAATTCACTTTCCTAACGACGAAAACAAGGGAGTGAACTCTATGTACAGCAGTCAAATAGATCTTTACCCTACACTTGCAAATCTATTTGGTCTCAATAAAAAATATATGTTTGGTTCTGATTTACTAAATACACAAAATAATATGGTTACTTTTAGAAATGGTTCATTCACTGATGGAAAGCATTTTTATGTTTCCTTTGAAGATAATTATTATGATATAGATACTAAAAAGGTTATTTCTCCAACTACAAAGCTAAAAAATATGAAAGAAAATTCTTTAAACCAGCTAGAATATTCTGATGATATTTTAAACCATAATTTAATAAAAAGCTTCCTAAAACAAGATAGTAAAAAGAAACAAAAAGGTAGGTAG
- a CDS encoding YibE/F family protein — MNKKKKVVLIISFLLLLILYASYDYIINKPITGKVININSGKVKTKSKAKKNSSKLNQHQLSVKITSGDHKGDIVKVDNIVNDKTFDEYMVEKGSNVLLNIEENDNGTIKRAYIYEIIRYKSLYILIFSFILLLGILAGDKGLKSILALFVTGFVILKVLIPLIIKGYNPIYVSTILCIAISTISLIVISGKNRKTLAAIIGTCSGLLIAALIAITFSYKLKLTGFTDEQLQMLVYISQDKNFNFRGLLFSGILMGALGAVMDISMSIASSVSEIKEKKPDISTSELIKSAMKIGQDIMGTMANTLILAYVGGNLYNLILIQSYNLPLYRTLDQDIVAVEILNSLAGSLGLLFTVPITAVTAALLLNRTKKQLRIEN; from the coding sequence ATGAATAAGAAAAAAAAAGTAGTATTAATAATATCATTCCTACTTTTGTTAATACTATATGCTTCTTATGATTATATAATAAATAAACCAATAACAGGTAAAGTAATTAATATAAATTCAGGTAAAGTTAAAACTAAATCTAAAGCCAAAAAAAATTCAAGTAAACTAAATCAGCATCAATTAAGTGTTAAAATCACCTCTGGTGACCATAAAGGTGATATTGTTAAAGTAGACAACATTGTAAATGATAAAACATTCGATGAGTATATGGTTGAAAAAGGTTCAAATGTTCTTCTTAATATTGAAGAAAACGATAATGGAACTATAAAACGAGCCTATATATACGAAATTATAAGATATAAGTCTTTGTACATTTTAATATTTTCATTTATACTATTACTTGGCATTTTAGCCGGCGATAAAGGGTTAAAATCCATTTTAGCTCTTTTTGTAACTGGTTTTGTTATTTTAAAAGTATTAATACCACTTATAATTAAAGGATACAATCCAATATATGTATCCACTATATTGTGCATAGCTATAAGCACAATAAGTTTAATTGTAATAAGTGGGAAAAACAGAAAAACCCTAGCAGCAATTATTGGAACATGCAGTGGGCTGCTGATTGCTGCTTTAATTGCAATAACCTTTAGTTATAAATTAAAATTAACTGGCTTTACAGATGAACAGCTTCAAATGCTAGTATATATCTCCCAAGATAAAAACTTTAATTTTAGGGGACTATTATTCAGTGGAATACTAATGGGAGCTTTAGGTGCTGTAATGGATATTAGTATGTCTATAGCTTCTTCTGTAAGTGAAATAAAAGAAAAAAAGCCAGATATCAGTACATCTGAATTAATAAAATCTGCAATGAAAATAGGACAAGATATAATGGGAACTATGGCAAACACCCTAATACTTGCATATGTAGGTGGAAATTTATATAATTTAATTTTGATTCAGTCCTATAATCTTCCACTATATAGGACTTTAGATCAAGATATTGTTGCAGTAGAAATCTTAAATTCTCTAGCTGGCAGTTTGGGATTATTGTTTACTGTTCCCATAACTGCTGTAACAGCCGCTTTATTATTAAATCGAACAAAAAAACAATTAAGAATTGAAAATTAA
- a CDS encoding phosphatase PAP2 family protein, which produces MTKLNLSLFHLINNLAYKNQLLDKLMIFISKYVIYFFMALLLAEFILSILAKNNYMKKITISCAFIIALDMLLVFIIGKIHFVNRPFVFNKVNLLYPHKLTSSFPSDHAIVTLCIALGIFKINKPLGRVLILLSIIVGFSRIYVGHHYPLDVIAGFILAVLSTSFLKLIPRNFKKSHKIKAHTKSV; this is translated from the coding sequence ATGACAAAATTAAACTTAAGCTTATTTCATTTAATAAATAATCTAGCTTATAAAAATCAGTTATTAGATAAACTAATGATTTTCATATCAAAATATGTTATATACTTTTTCATGGCACTGCTTTTAGCAGAATTTATTCTTAGTATACTTGCAAAAAATAACTACATGAAAAAAATAACTATTTCATGTGCTTTTATAATTGCTTTGGACATGCTTCTTGTATTTATCATAGGTAAAATTCACTTTGTTAATAGACCCTTTGTATTTAATAAAGTAAATTTACTTTATCCGCATAAGCTCACTTCATCCTTCCCTAGTGACCATGCTATAGTTACTTTATGTATAGCACTTGGTATATTTAAAATTAATAAACCACTTGGGAGAGTACTTATTTTATTATCAATTATTGTTGGTTTTTCAAGAATATATGTAGGACATCATTATCCATTAGATGTTATTGCAGGCTTTATTTTAGCTGTACTATCTACTTCTTTCTTAAAGTTAATACCTAGGAACTTTAAGAAATCGCATAAAATTAAAGCGCATACAAAGAGTGTATAA
- a CDS encoding four-helix bundle copper-binding protein, which translates to MGIATMVTSKYQKCIDECNRCTQACYECFEACINEPDLNARRSCIKNLIECARMCEMSSGLMSMNGQFVKEHCNMCATICDTCAKECSRFKDEHCQKCADECRTCANECRKMASMQ; encoded by the coding sequence ATGGGTATTGCAACCATGGTAACAAGCAAATATCAAAAATGTATTGATGAATGTAATAGATGTACTCAAGCATGTTATGAATGTTTTGAGGCATGTATCAATGAACCCGACTTAAATGCAAGAAGAAGCTGCATAAAAAACCTTATTGAATGTGCAAGAATGTGTGAAATGTCATCAGGACTTATGTCTATGAATGGGCAGTTTGTAAAAGAACATTGCAACATGTGCGCTACAATTTGTGATACATGTGCAAAAGAGTGCTCTAGATTTAAAGATGAACACTGCCAAAAGTGCGCCGATGAATGCCGTACATGTGCCAATGAATGCAGAAAAATGGCTAGTATGCAGTAA